The sequence gggtgtcggtgttgcagagcctgtcctggtgtgtgtgtttagttatcggtttccttaatttaaagtaggaactatttcatttttacttatccagaaataaaatgccctcctgaatttgtagtgactacaggaaacaaaacattcaaggccctgaaatcctttagtggaaaagttaaggtattgtgttatttactctataatatttatttcaaggattagtcgcactaaattgtggcttcaggcttcccatgttgaatgaccgagtattatgtatgtgtatgtacatttttgttttttcataaaaatgggctgctcagtctgaaatgcctgggcctattttttgtcccagtccgggcctggcggTAATCATTAtgtccatgcctacaggagtcatcaaagggcttgtgggggctagtttctgctgttgctggtctgcctggcagaccaccagcagcagagccccgtacaaaacaggaattaacccctaaaatgccgcgatcatagcattgaaggggttaatgctgcactgtcgctctcatggagcgatcaggcagcaggggggtgttgtgttaatcaacacacaaccccctttcctgaagctgcctgtggcagctgaaaacgcgattgctggttttcctgcaatcgcgttttcagcctacagaatcactccgtcggagtgatcacaggctcagagtggctgtgctggtcttcctagacacctgggcagacagcaacagcagcgcccccgtgatCACCAAGATTGTggcgatgtgggggcgtttttgggggatgacgtacctggtacgtcccggtctgcaggaagtaccaggtatgtctcagcacggaaggggttaaagacgaTTCATGGGCTCTAACTCATTAATCATGTTTATTAAATTTATCAGTTGTAAATCAGATTCTCTGTATGTATactgttagaatattctttgtcttgaatatctaagcttctccagtgatcaaacagcaatcaagaccacagcttcaaagtctattaattaggtttattcgatgacaaattatcaattcatacaataccaatgctggaacaaatgttgataaaaggtactgtaggcttagtatcttggtgagatgaagatgagagcgtggaaagagaCCTTATCCTTGTCGTCATGCCAATTTtttacccctttacatttggttagggtatacgtaacggaatcctattggaacagtaatatgatacaccggcattccacagaagaccctctaaactacgtcacttaattgataccatatgttcctagcactcaagttgcattcaggcctaaaatgtgcagaacaaaataaaagtataaaaatgatttcttacatttACTAATTGTTCAGAACCTTCTATAGagatgtgtgaatgtgtatttttttgtattagaaaactaataaatataaataaaaaattaaagtgataatggcataataataatgaacaaccattaaaatgttattgttttaaaaaacagttttactTTTGATATATGTTTTCGTTACCCAATGATTCCTTTATTCCATGACAATAAATGGTATTttaaaactataataaattGCTTAGTTTTAATTAATACCATGAGACGTTTAAGTTGGGAATTGTGGAGCAGAAGGCTATGCCCGACAGTATATTTTGTCCGTTgtgtaaaatgttgttttatataaGGAGTTGGCAGATAAATCCTTAATCACCGAACTGTGTTTGTGAGGGTAAATTTGTATTGTATAAAGTCATAGAATACGGAATCCTACCATGAAACAATGGGGAACTTAACTAAAGTGACAACATTTTTCCTGACCAGGGTATCAGActatccacagatcctatatactctattttcttttttcctgatcATCTACTCAATGACTGTTATATTAAACGTCCTCATTATTTTTTTGGCCATGTGGGATCCCAAGCTTCACACCCCAATGTATTTCTTTCTTGGAAACCTGGCATTTTTGGATATATCATTTTCATCAGTCACTGCACCAAGGATGATCTATGACCTCATCACCACCGAAAATGTAATATCTTTCCCTGCTTGTATGACccaagtttttttcttcatttatttgcCCACCTGTGAATTATTCCTGCTGGCAGCTATGTCCTATGACAGATATGTTGCCGTGTGTCACCCCTTGCACTACACTCAGATCATGTCTTGGAAAGTCTGTGCTCAGCTGGTATCTGTAATTTGGACTTTTAGCTTACTTTACTCCTTGATACATTCACTGTGTACCCTAAGGCTGACATTCTGCAATTACAAC is a genomic window of Spea bombifrons isolate aSpeBom1 chromosome 6, aSpeBom1.2.pri, whole genome shotgun sequence containing:
- the LOC128500497 gene encoding olfactory receptor 1G1-like — its product is MGNLTKVTTFFLTRVSDYPQILYTLFSFFLIIYSMTVILNVLIIFLAMWDPKLHTPMYFFLGNLAFLDISFSSVTAPRMIYDLITTENVISFPACMTQVFFFIYLPTCELFLLAAMSYDRYVAVCHPLHYTQIMSWKVCAQLVSVIWTFSLLYSLIHSLCTLRLTFCNYNTIHNFLCDLPHLFQISCTDTYMNVLVILILGGGLGILAFSITFLPYMRIFLALIRIKTNYGKRKAFSTCTSHLAVVFLFYGSIVFIYFVPSTSDMFTVNKVVSVNYAIINPLLNPLIYSVRNQDLKAALRRFLSYRSF